A portion of the Pseudopipra pipra isolate bDixPip1 chromosome 1, bDixPip1.hap1, whole genome shotgun sequence genome contains these proteins:
- the RPL15 gene encoding large ribosomal subunit protein eL15 — MGAYKYIQELWRKKQSDVMRFLLRVRCWQYRQLSALHRAPRPTRPDKARRLGYKAKQGYVIYRVRVRRGGRKRPVPKGATYGKPVHHGVNQLKFARSLQSVAEERAGRHCGALRVLNSYWVGEDSTYKFFEVILIDPFHKTIRRNPDTQWITKPVHKHREMRGLTSAGRKSRGLGKGHKFHHTIGGSRRAAWRRRNTLQLHRYR; from the exons ATGGGTGCCTACAAGTACATCCAGGAGCTATGGAGGAAGAAGCAGTCGGACGTGATGCGGTTCCTGCTGCGTGTGCGCTGCTGGCAGTACCGGCAGCTGTCGGCCCTGCACCGGGCACCGCGCCCCACCCGCCCGGACAAAGCCCGCCGGCTGGGGTACAAGGCCAAGCAAG GTTACGTGATCTACCGTGTCCGTGTCCGCCGTGGTGGCCGCAAGCGCCCGGTCCCGAAAGGTGCCACCTATGGCAAACCCGTGCACCACGGTGTTAATCAGCTCAAGTTTGCCCGGAGCCTTCAGTCTGTTGCAGAG GAACGTGCTGGCCGTCACTGTGGGGCTCTGAGAGTCTTGAACTCGTATTGGGTTGGTGAAGATTCCACTTACAAGTTTTTTGAAGTGATTCTGATCGATCCCTTCCATAAGACCATCAGGCGCAACCCCGATACCCAGTGGATCACCAAGCCCGTCCACAAGCACAGGGAGATGCGTGGGCTGACGTCGGCCGGGCGGAAGAGTCGTGGCCTTGGCAAGGGCCACAAGTTCCACCACACCATCGGTGGCTCCCGTCGTGCCGCCTGGAGAAGGCGCAATACCCTGCAGCTGCACCGCTACCGCTAA
- the NKIRAS1 gene encoding NF-kappa-B inhibitor-interacting Ras-like protein 1 codes for MGKGYKVVVCGMASVGKTAILEQLLYGKHTVGLEEGATMEDVYLASVETDRGVKEQLRLYDTRGLQEGVELPKHYFSVADGFVLVYAVTSLEAFQRVELLKKEIDVFRDKKEVTVIVLGNKTDLLDQRQVETEAAQQWARAEKVRLWEVTVTDRKTLLEPFTFLASKLSQSQNKSTFPLPGRKSKGNNCDN; via the exons ATGGGAAAGGGCTACAAAGTGGTGGTTTGTGGAATGGCCTCAGTGGGAAAGACTGCGATTTTGGAGCAGCTTCTCTATGGAAAGCATACTGTTG GCTTAGAAGAGGGTGCCACAATGGAAGACGTGTATTTGGCATCGGTGGAGACAGACCGAGGCGTGAAGGAACAGTTACGGCTTTATGACACCAGAGGTCTGCAGGAGGGCGTAGAATTGCCAAAACACTATTTCTCTGTTGCTGATGGCTTTGTTCTGGTGTATGCTGTGACCAGCCTTGAAGCCTTCCAAAGAGTTGAACTGCTCAAAAAGGAGATCGATGTCTTTAGGGACAAAAAGGAG GTAACAGTTATTGTCTTGGGAAACAAAACTGACCTCCTGGACCAAAGGCAAGTggaaacagaagcagcacagcaatGGGCAAGGGCTGAGAAAGTGAGACTGTGGGAAGTGACTGTGACAGATCGGAAAACACTGCTTGAACCCTTCACCTTCTTAGCTAGCAAACTGTCCCAGTCCCAGAACAAATCAACATTTCCCTTACCTGGAAGGAAGAGCAAAGGGAATAACTGTGATAACTAG